In Zunongwangia profunda SM-A87, the following proteins share a genomic window:
- a CDS encoding carboxylesterase/lipase family protein, producing the protein MDRRNFFGKTGMGMAACGVGMFSPLGHIGHEKKKDKDTAMEGQQLFIGEDIAVAPTAYGKVKGFVLRGINVFRGIPYGADTSGKNRFMPPQPPEPWEDVRPAVFYGNSAPQDIYDRSPESYSAFVDHWNYDVLSEDCLRLNIWTPKLDSAKRPVLVWLHGGGFSRGNGIEQDGYDGENIAREGDIVYCSINHRLGPLGFTNLAGIDGKFKDSGNVGMLDIVAALRWVNENISAFGGDPENVTIMGQSGGGAKVCNIASMPMARGLVHKGVALSGSATHGLDVGYTEKLGQYILKEAGLENNNIEKLQNMPWKEYLNLAYKAANQLELEEGDLGLVRGGFGPIANDISIPKGEYFSANADQPDIPLLFCSTFHEWNPNRDNPELENISLEGIVEKLRDRYGDHTQEVVRAFSKNFPEARPIEIWALIVSNRQSGIEAANAKLKQESPVYLAWFGWESPLFDGRHRAFHCIDISFWLLNTDLMITHTGGGAIPRQLSQKMSKSLLSFMRTGDPNCDALPLWPRYTAKDVETMILNNKCSVSNNSDQQARAALSNS; encoded by the coding sequence ATGGATCGCAGGAATTTTTTTGGTAAAACAGGCATGGGCATGGCCGCATGTGGAGTGGGTATGTTCTCCCCTTTAGGACACATCGGGCACGAAAAGAAGAAGGACAAGGATACAGCGATGGAAGGCCAGCAGTTGTTTATAGGGGAAGATATAGCTGTTGCTCCAACTGCTTATGGAAAGGTGAAAGGTTTCGTGTTAAGGGGGATAAATGTCTTTAGGGGGATACCCTATGGTGCTGATACCTCCGGAAAAAACAGGTTTATGCCTCCCCAGCCGCCTGAACCCTGGGAGGATGTCAGACCGGCTGTTTTTTATGGCAATTCGGCTCCACAGGATATTTATGATAGGAGCCCGGAATCCTATTCAGCATTTGTGGATCATTGGAACTATGATGTGCTCAGTGAAGATTGTCTGCGTCTCAATATTTGGACCCCAAAGCTCGATTCAGCAAAGCGACCGGTACTCGTATGGTTGCACGGGGGAGGTTTTTCAAGGGGCAATGGGATAGAACAGGATGGCTATGACGGGGAAAATATCGCTCGGGAGGGAGATATTGTTTACTGTTCCATAAATCACCGGTTGGGGCCTCTTGGCTTTACCAACCTGGCTGGAATTGATGGAAAATTTAAGGACTCAGGAAATGTAGGCATGCTAGATATCGTTGCGGCACTCAGGTGGGTGAATGAAAATATTTCCGCCTTTGGAGGTGATCCCGAAAATGTTACGATTATGGGACAGTCCGGAGGTGGAGCAAAAGTGTGCAATATTGCAAGCATGCCAATGGCCAGGGGATTAGTTCACAAAGGTGTAGCCCTTAGTGGTTCGGCCACTCATGGACTGGATGTCGGATATACCGAGAAACTTGGGCAGTACATTTTAAAGGAAGCTGGTCTTGAGAATAATAACATAGAGAAACTTCAAAACATGCCCTGGAAGGAATATCTCAACCTCGCTTATAAAGCTGCCAATCAGTTAGAACTGGAGGAAGGTGATTTAGGTCTTGTAAGGGGTGGATTCGGACCTATTGCGAACGATATCTCCATTCCAAAGGGAGAATATTTTTCAGCAAACGCAGATCAACCGGATATCCCTTTATTATTTTGTTCAACCTTTCATGAATGGAACCCGAACCGGGATAACCCGGAACTGGAAAACATTAGCCTGGAAGGAATCGTCGAAAAATTAAGGGATCGCTACGGTGATCATACACAAGAAGTAGTCCGGGCCTTTTCAAAAAACTTTCCAGAAGCACGTCCCATAGAAATCTGGGCCCTTATAGTTTCCAATCGCCAAAGCGGTATAGAAGCAGCAAATGCCAAGTTAAAACAGGAAAGCCCGGTTTATTTAGCCTGGTTTGGATGGGAGTCTCCTTTGTTTGACGGTCGTCACCGGGCTTTTCACTGTATTGATATAAGTTTCTGGCTCCTTAACACGGACCTGATGATCACACATACCGGCGGGGGTGCCATTCCACGACAGTTATCACAGAAAATGTCCAAATCTTTGCTGTCTTTTATGCGAACAGGAGATCCCAATTGTGATGCTCTACCATTATGGCCAAGATACACCGCTAAAGATGTGGAGACTATGATCTTAAACAATAAATGTTCGGTAAGCAACAATTCTGATCAACAAGCCAGGGCAGCATTATCTAATTCCTAA
- a CDS encoding AGE family epimerase/isomerase, giving the protein MNALESTKMFKTLEDELQNITEYWKNNAVDEQYGGFIGRRDHSNQVIPEASKGVILNTRILWSFSAVGMYKNDSSLRTYAERSFHYLEKYFRDQAFGGVFWELGYKGNPFHKRKQVYAQAFTIYGLSRFYLYTGKVEALSWAKELFEMLEEHAYDSEADGYLEAFAEDWSPIEDMRLSKKDMNSSKTMNTHLHILEAYTELSKVWKDPRVLQALRKLIHLFHTKFLNEDNHYELFFDTKWNLQSSTVSFGHDIEAAWLLVEAAKAINEPAMLRKTSEACVTVAKCFLQKAYIPKKGVLNELDRRTGVIDEDRHWWPQAEAMVGLLYAYEIDKDARFENALKDIWEFILKHQIDKDNGEWFFRIDKNMNPYKEEDKLGMWKCPYHNSRALIVLLEHYKKQTE; this is encoded by the coding sequence ATATTACGGAATATTGGAAAAACAATGCCGTTGATGAACAATACGGCGGTTTCATTGGCCGGCGTGACCACTCTAATCAGGTAATCCCCGAGGCTTCAAAAGGAGTAATTCTCAATACACGTATTTTATGGTCGTTTTCCGCTGTTGGGATGTATAAAAATGATAGCAGTTTAAGAACATATGCAGAAAGATCCTTCCATTATCTGGAAAAATATTTCAGGGATCAGGCATTTGGCGGGGTGTTCTGGGAACTCGGTTATAAAGGAAATCCATTTCATAAACGAAAACAGGTTTATGCTCAGGCTTTTACTATATACGGACTCTCTAGGTTTTATTTATACACTGGGAAGGTAGAAGCCTTATCCTGGGCAAAAGAATTGTTTGAAATGCTCGAAGAGCACGCATATGATTCAGAGGCTGACGGTTACCTGGAAGCCTTTGCTGAAGATTGGTCTCCAATAGAGGATATGAGGTTAAGCAAGAAAGATATGAATAGCTCAAAAACGATGAATACCCATCTTCATATTCTGGAGGCTTATACCGAATTAAGCAAAGTATGGAAGGATCCACGGGTTTTGCAGGCACTCAGGAAACTGATTCATCTCTTTCACACAAAGTTTTTAAATGAAGACAACCATTATGAGCTTTTCTTTGATACAAAATGGAATTTACAGAGTTCCACGGTCTCCTTTGGCCATGACATAGAGGCGGCATGGCTACTGGTGGAGGCTGCTAAAGCCATAAACGAACCGGCAATGCTGAGAAAAACATCCGAGGCTTGTGTGACCGTAGCAAAATGCTTTCTGCAAAAAGCCTATATCCCTAAAAAGGGTGTCCTCAATGAGCTGGATAGAAGAACTGGAGTTATAGATGAGGATCGTCACTGGTGGCCTCAGGCCGAAGCCATGGTTGGCCTGTTATATGCTTACGAAATAGATAAGGATGCCCGGTTTGAAAATGCACTGAAGGATATTTGGGAATTTATTCTAAAGCATCAGATTGATAAAGATAATGGGGAATGGTTTTTTCGTATTGATAAAAACATGAACCCTTACAAGGAAGAGGACAAGTTAGGGATGTGGAAGTGTCCTTACCACAATTCCAGAGCCTTAATTGTATTATTAGAACATTATAAAAAACAAACTGAATAG